From the genome of Salvia splendens isolate huo1 chromosome 7, SspV2, whole genome shotgun sequence:
TTTGAATCTTTCACTTGGACCTTGCGACTTGCTTCCAATTCTTTTAGCCTCGCCTTTATCCTATCCACCTCTATCTCATCATCGTTCTCCTTGGCTACTTCCAAAGATCTCCTGAGTCGATCTTTCTCTGCTGCAACATTTAGTGGCCTCCAAGTGGCTGATTTTTTCTCCTGCAACATCTGCTTTACAGTGGCTGCAGAGTAAATGAATGAATTTGTTTTCTGGATAGCATCCTTCTTATCCAAAACGTCCTGTTTTGTAGGCATGTGACCACCACTGCGCTCAACCTCCCTGACCCACTGATCAAACTCCTCTTTTTGAGGAGGAGAATCAGAAATCATTGCCATCTGCCACCTAGCAGCAGAGCTCTCGTTACCCCAAACCACATTCAAGTACTTGTGTGTTGTCTTATTGTCAAGCTTATACTGTCGATCTGGGTCAGTAGTATCAACATTCCGAACAACACAAAGCCTGTAGATAGGACCAGTCCTTGACTTTCCAATTCCAACTCGCACGAAACACCCAACAATCAGTTCATCAAAGAAGGGCTCCATGAACCACTTTTCTAGTTTCGACCTGCGAATTGTGATTTCCCTGATGTTTTCAAATGTTGGCACCTTTGACTCCGATGAAATCTTGTCATCGTCACTATCATCCAATCCACCATCACCTGTCGAATCTCCCTCATCAGAGTGAGATCCACTCTCACTCCTGCTAGGGCTACTCAAGGTTGCAGCAGCTAAAGATCTTCTCTTCACAGGTGAGTATCGGCTGCCAGATCCTTTAACTGATTCTCTTCTTCGTTTGACCAATTCATCCAATGCACCTGCCCTTTCAGCCTTTGAGCGCATGCTGCGTGTAGGCGCTTTAGGGGGGCTCCCTTTTCTGTCTTGGACTTTCCTTTTTTTCAGCTTCTCAGTAAAATCTCGGTCACTTCTCTTGGTTGCACGGGCTTCTAGTATCATTTCTCGTTCAAGCTCTGTAAGCTTTGATAGTTTTTCCCTATCATCTTCATCCTTGTATAAATCACTCCCAACTGAATCATTGTCACTGTCACGATCACGATCATAATCATCTTCCTCGTCACCTTGACTACTACGGTCATCATCCCTATCAACAGCTTCCAACCTCTTCTTTAGAGGCACCTGTGAGCCTGATGGCTTTCTACTCGAATAAGCACGATCACCATCAGAATCATCATTTTTTGAGTCACTTCCGTCATCAGAATATGAGCCTTTCCGCCTCCGCCTTGATGGTGGAGATGAATGTCGGTTCCTCCCAGGAGTATTTGTTCTTCCTGCTGCCTCAAGGAGCAATTTCTCTAAGTCCGCCATTGAAACCTTACCACCTATCACGGGTAAAACAATCATTCAATAAACCATAGAACTTTCAAATTAGAAGCATATAAATCTAAAATATATATGCTCAAAAGAGCATTCCCTTGACCTGCTTGCAGGGTAGCAATTACCAGAAACTTATCAAAAAAACTCAGACCCAATCACTCAAGCAAAAACTGTTGAAAGTTTCACCACAAACAAGATATTAGCAACAACATCTCTTCATTAAACGACAAGTGCAGCCATGTTTTGGCTGCTTTCTTGCCAATACAGTGTCACAATTTATCTACTACGCAAGACGAAGTATTCATTTGTTGTGTAATCTGCCAAATAGAAAGCACTAGTCCACGGAGGCAGCGGCAGGGGATGACGTGCTGGTCGGTCGGCCGACAAAAAAGGAAGAATAGTGGGCTGAGGCAGAGCTAGTAGTGGTAGATTGGTGAGTTTCGCCGGAATTTTTTAGAATAATGAGGAAttagagagataaagaaagtCTCAGGTGGACAAATAGTTTTAAATTTAACCTAATCCCAAAATCAATACGGTGAGTCCAATCATCTAGCTTTATATTTCCGAGGTACTAACTTGCTAAAACAAGCACATCTCGACATCGAAGCGAACTAAAATTTATATGGCATAGATAAGCATGAACAAGCCCTAGATTTTGTtttcattaaacactaatacaTACCTCAAACAAATTGTATTTCTGATCGAAATAATAAATTCGTCGCACTGTTTTCACCCGTAACAATTCTTTCGAGGATGAGGCTATCTTCGGCGATGAAGCAAGCGCGGCAGAGTTATTCAAAATTGTTTACATGAAGAAGAAGGTGGTCGTTAAAATATGTAAATTACTGCTAAATTTAGTTTTTGGTCCCTCAATTATAAAGTGTTGTGATTTCGGTGCTCGTATTCTGGAAATATTAATATTGTATGCTGGTTTTGCAATTTCAATCACTTGTTTATAGTAGAACTTAAAATTCTTCTCCTTATCTTACTCAATTTTAAGCCTAATAAACCCAAATAATCTATAGCATACCTATTTATACTGAAATAATTTGGTCATGAATAACTCAAAACTATCAAACTTTTTCTTCTTGTTCAAAAGTTGTGCTCTCATAAGATTTGCTCTCATTTTCACCATATAAATCTTCATTTAACAGTACTTTTATAGAACTATAATGTGTTTATAATGCATGGTATGAATTCACAACTATGATCTATGCATACTAAACTAGTGTGCGCAGTGCTGAGGCGAGCATAGACATACGTGGCTATGTGCACAATGTCGCCGGTCTTATGCAGTTTTGGTATGAATTGGCCTAATTCAATGGATTTTTAGTTTGTATAATTTGGTATTTTGGtatgtatatattttaattcagtCGATTCAACTTCTATTCAATATAAtgaccaatgttttaaaaaccggaccggcaagcgaaccgacgacgttactggttcacggttcaaccggtccaaccggtcgaaccaccggtctaaccgttttactgttgcaaatatatataaaaatatattaaatttagtaaatgatttacaattaataatatatcacaaaacattaaaccttatagataattagtgatgtataaatataaataatattaaaatttagtaaatatattcagatatatatatttaatattagttagtccagataaaaaatttaatatttcatgtattaaaatagataatgtttatattaatttaagaaaatttatttcataaaataatatataattaaatacgaattaaatacttattaattagtttagataagattattcattaatgtcaatagctagggtatataaattaagtatgtaatataaaaaatttatttatagtaaataatgaatcttatatggtactaataataatataggtggtaagtatatcattattaaaatataaaggatgataattatatatatattataattaacaattatattaaagaataataaaattaaaatgaattattagcttttgtagataaaattaatggttaatgtataaaaatatttaatgttcacattgttcaatgagcccatgtggtggagtggtagagctcttcttaactagaagagatgagttcaacctctaccaacaacaaattttaaaaaattttgaaaaaaaaaatagaaaatcggTTTCCAGTTCACGGTCCGACCGaccggttccaccggttcaaagcggttcaatgcagtggtggtttaaaggggtgaaccggaccggactacctaccggttcgcggtccgaccggtcgaaccggccggtccggtccggttttaaaaacattttataatcCATAAATGTTGTTGGGTTTCTTATTGTTTTTGTTAAACATTATCAATGGTGGAAAAAGCAGTAGTTTGTTTTGTGTCTGGTTCTAAATTAAGTCGAGCATGTTGTGTGCGTACACCCAAGTCAACGGGCTGAAGCTCCACACGGCGGAAATCGGAGGCCGCTCTTCGCCATCGGTGGTCTTCTTACACGGATTTCCGGAAATATGGTACTCGTGGCGCCACCGGATGATCGCCGTCGCCAAGGGCGGTTTCAGAGCCATCGCACTCGATCACCCGACCCAACCAAACCACATTCTCGGATCTCATTGCTGATCTGCTTGCTCTCCTTGATTCTCTCAACCTTTCCAAGGTAAGTCGCACATTTTCCAGAATTTTCAGATTTAAGTTTGTATTTTTCTAATTTCAACGCATTTTCATGATAAAAGAGAATCGAATTCCGCTGCATCTGTAGTATGGGTATCTATATGTATTTTGCTCTAGATTTCGTTGCTGGTAATTAATGGTAAACGACTCATATTCCTTTGATCAATACGAAATACAAATGCATAAAGTATTTTGAGATAGTGCAATCTCTGCTTCTGTTGTTTTTCAATTTAACAATTGCAGGTGAGAGAGATGCTTGACATGATCAATTGCAAATACAGTACATATCCTCTGAGTTAAATCTATTCCATTGCACACAGGTTATTTTAGTTGGGCTGCTACTGAGAAAATTGACCTGTGCGACGTTGAGCTAACCTGAAACCAGAAtatttagggttagggttgaataATTATAACTTGATTAGCACACACTCGATTACCCAACCTGAGTAGGGTTGCCCGAAATCCGCTAGGCTGGCCCGATTAACATTTCTAACTTAGAGTATAATGTTTTTGGTTCACCAATTTTTTGTATTCTAAGATAAATAATTAGtacatttttataataaatactcTACTGTTTGGTTGGATGGTTGGAAATAAACCACCAAAAATACATTAAGATCAGGtctgaaataaatattaataataaagaaaataaaagttaaATAAATGGAGTATTATAGAAATATTGCGTGGACTAGTACTAAACAGAATTTTGGCCTGTTATTGCTTCTACCACCACCAAAATTTGGCATGTTTTGCTATTTTGAGTTAGTTcgttatttgaaaataaatttgttttataattCGTTAGCTTATTATGCTTATATTTTActataaatttaatactcctatagTATGGAGTATAATAATAAGGCTCAAATTTCCGGAGAGGATCACCTCTACCACCTTATACACCATTTGCTACCCCACCAATAGAATAGTGCCACGTGTTTATTCTTTAAAATGCAAAATCTCCTACATCATTTGCTACCCCACCAATATAATAGTACCATGTGTATAttgtttaaaatataaaattaaggaTTAAAACTTCcattaaatactaatatatCTTCTATACCAATATATTATTTCCATGtagagaaatgaaataaaaagaaaataaaatcaatatcTTAAATATTAAACCCTAAAGTCAATTATTTATCATTCACATCTAAAAACCAAACACCTAAAACTATTGAACTTTACGGCGCATCAAAACATCAAAATTGCTTCAATTTGATTCTCTAACTCCAAGGATTTCCAAGGCCATCACGCGGTTAAGTGCATAGGTAAGTTAATTAGAATTGAAGTTATTACAATGTATGAATCATTATATTATCTAATTTGTAATATGAAGTTTTGAATTTGTTTTAGTTAAATGATCTTTATTAGTTCCATCCACatgatattatattattattcaattttttatgaaCGCATGGATCTTTTGAATtcgttttaattaaataatcttgATTAGTTCCATGcatataatattttgatttatttaaatGCACAAAAGCAGATTATACATTGAAAGCATATGCACAAAAGGAGATTATATactgaaaataaattaaatgagtgGTTGAAGAGATATTTTTACTGCTGCAGTTTGATATCTATATTTAATGGAAATTTTAAtccttaattttatattttaaagaaTAAATACATGACACTATTCTATTAGTGTGGGGTAGTAAATGATGTAGGAGATTTTGCATTTTAAAGAATAAACATATGACACTATTCTATTGATGGGTAGTAAATGGTCTATAAGGTGGGGGAGGTGATCTTCTAGGTCAAAcgtcactaatttttttcacttatttcttttataaaataaaaaagaattctTCTAGGTCAAACgtcactaattttttcacttatttcttttataaaataaaaaagaaattataatCCGTGGTAAGTCAAATGTGTGTTTAAATGTTCACTTATTTcttctataaaataaaaaagaaattataatCCGTGGTAAGTCAAATGTGTGTTTAAATGGTTGATGGAGAGGGTATACGTTACTGCGTTAAATTTCAGTGATTAAGTAATTGCCTTCTATTGTCCTAATAGTAATCACGATTTCAACACTTGGCTGTTGCTTTCACTCACAATTCACAAAGGTTTACTACTCCTAGGCTAATAGCGCGCCATTTTAACATTATAGTTTTGTGATTTTGTCCTCGGCAAAATTGTTGGATGTCAACAACTGCCTtaattgtgaattgtgattcATAAGTGTGGTAAATGATGTAGTAAATCCCATTTCATTTCCCTCAAAAGCATGGATAAAATCCAGCACAAGTTCGTACAAGTCAACGGTCTGAAGATCCACGCGGCGGAGATCGGCTGTGAGTCATCTCCGGTGGTGGTGCTCTTGCACGGTTTCCCGGAAATATGGTACTCGTGGCAGCACCAGATGATCGTGGTGGCGGAGGCTGGCTTCATAGCCATTGCTCCGGATTACAGAGGGTATGATAAGGGTAATTCCCATATCAAGATGCTGGAGACGATAAAAGAGATAAATGAGAAGTCCCGGGAGGCGGAATCCAGTCGACGACTCAAGCTTAAACAAAtagcataaaataaaatagaaagagacAAAACTCATATATTCATTCATTCGTTGAAAAGAATAACAATAACCTTctttataatactaatactaacttaatgagcaacacatccaagatatggaaaagatatgcaatcCCTAAATTATCTTTGAGTTGTGATTCACGAGCTGCATATTTTTGATGCTGCATTCGGGCAGATAATTTATAGTTTACAACAACGATAATATTTACTACAACAATCGATTGGATTACATTTAGGGGGATTATGAGAGCGACAACATCAGAGGAATTAGTGACAAAAAGGACGACGTTGAAGCTGGATCACAGGATTCACAGCATCACATTGTTAGTTGTGCCTGATCCCACAAGTGCTGTTTGTATAGATATAGTATAGTTTGTGTAATAGATACATCTAGAGTTATCACTCTGTATATTCTTTCCTACCAGTAATACACGATATTGTAAAAATTAGTAATCGCATTGGAACCTATCCTATAGTTACACGATTTCATCATACCTGTAATTTGTGGCTTTCACATGCCAAGCAAGgatactaaaaatatatttctaCCTCGCCATTTTAACATCTTCCCTTCGTTCATAGTTCATACTAATCTCATTGATGGAGGGCTCCAATTTTAGTGCAAAACCGATAAAATGCgagaataataaaatatgaataaaataagagataaagataaaatgtgagtaataaatcatttttaaccaatattttcttaaattgtgTGCTGACTCATTTTAAGACCAATTTTGGTGACGGAGATGGAAAGAAGAGACTATTTACCGCAGTACTACTCCCTCTATTCTATAGTGTTatagtcattttgtcattttaatacattctaatagagttttttttttaataaaagtgaATACATTGACAAAGAATGAAGTATACTCTTTGTCCTCTAGCTTTGTAATATGTGGCTTTCAAATATACTCCACCTAGCTTTACTGTAGGGTGTCGGCATCCAACAACTTCTTCAATCGTAagtataagagtgtccactatgggacaCCGCGGTAGGCGGGCGAATTATAGTGGGGGAGTTATCCGCCCGGGGGCGGACGCGGCGGACGTGGGCGGACGGGCGATCGCCGGcagcggggcgaggacgcggcgggggggACATAGCCgtgcctataggcgcggcgactATAGTGTGATTATCCGCCGCGGCTATTGCGGCgtgattttaatttatttttttttttgtttttttcctctataaataccactccacaccacttatttttcaccattttcacaaaatccatccactcactatctacacaaccactctctaaaaaatgcaccgaggagacgacgaatcacctgactctcaggaatcgggatatggcagcAATCCATCAAACCCCTCAGGCTATCCTTCGCAGCCATCGGGTtttggcggatatgcttctCAGTCGTCGGGCTTTGGCGGATATGCGCCTCCGTCCCAGCCTTGGacttggaatcaatctcccccaccatgggcatcgagtccaccccttcctccatctcagtcgtggaggtcttctccaactccGCCACATTtacagcggaatctgagtcgttccgcatttggagattacagacccaacctagacacacttcaccagccgcgtccgggttcccctttccaagccagccaatctccgTTCACCGAGGCAGATCAAGACGCGTTtgatactatgatgggtctgctcagttctggCATCCCAGATACGCCGGCAGCACGGGTGGAAACGCCCGTTCCAACCCGAGGAGGTAGTGGCAGTCGGGGCGGAGGCGGAAGGGGCGGAGGAGGCAGTCGTGGCACCGGCCACGTCGGTGGGCGCACGGGCAGCGGGGCCGGCATTCCGAGTGGCGAGGGCAGTGGCACTGGCGGTAGCGGTGGCTCTGGTTCTGGGTCCAACCGGGGCAAGCCATACACCAAAGAcgagagcattgccgtggcgaaggCTTGGGATGCTATCACTTCAGATCCCGTGGTGGGCACAGATCAgaccgaggggagcttttggaggcgcgtcatgtTTGCATACGAGGAGTTCAAACCCGCCGGCGCCGAGAggcgcgacccagaacagctccgGAAAAAGTGGGGTAGGATTCTCCATGCGACCAAGCGGTTCGcgtccatatacgagaacaaccttcgccacgctgagagtggccgcAGCGCAGCAGATGTTAAGAACCTGTCTGAGGGCCAATATCACAcggagggctggccgaagttcaccttgtgggaagagtatcttgtcctcgcggattgtccgaaattcaagtTGATCGTGGCGAACGAGGTGGGAACAGCTCCTGGGCAAaagcgcacaaggcacaaccttgccggcGACTACAGCAGTGGAagcggctcgcacgagttcgagcagtccgacgagcaagtcgaagagccagccgaTACTCACACTAGGCGACGACGGCCCATgggacaacaggcctctatccgcagcgccagagggggTAGAAGTGGCTCCCGCCGATAGCGCGTCCGAATCGCGCATCCACCAATccgccccaatcccacagcccacggtgcaaccccacgaggttTTGTTCAATACCATAgacgtgcagttgatgcaacaactgcaagacgtatgcagcaaatacgcagaggaaactgacccgtacgtcaggacgtctacaagaggctcatcactctgattgagagtcgactggggttggttgataatgcgcctggggataccgcggccggcagcagcgagagaggagtaggagaagaagaagaagaagaagaagaagaagagaagaagaagaagaagaagaagaagaagaagaagaagaagaagaagaagaagaagaagaagaagaagaagaagaagaagaagaggaagacgaggaagccgtctccgacaccgagtagaaggtggcggagttttgtagttgtattttattttaattattcgttgtataattttacaggtttgcaatacaacgaatattcggccctaattacctcgtattctagttatttacactgcgattatttaaattacacttgattgaaactaaaaaatatttaaaaatgaaaattgattataaaatttgggggctattggaggtgtccactatagtagcggaaatagaattttggggctatgaacAATAAAATTGGGGCTATAGACAAAAACGGGGGCGGGGATATTTGTCGtatccgccttatagtggacaccctaatagCGTGGTGAATGATAAAAATCCCATTTACTATATTCTTCTCAAAACTATCATGGATAAAATCCAGCACAAGTTCGTACAAGTCAACGGTGTAAAGATCCACGCGGCGGAGATCGGCGGCGAGTCATCTCCGGCGGTGGTGTTCTTGCACGGTTTCCCGGAAATATGGTACTCGTGGCGGCACCAAATGATCGCGGTGGCGGAGGCCGGGTTCAGAGCCATTGCTCCGGATTACAGAGGATACGGGCTGTCCGACCCGCCACCCGAACCCGACAAAGCCTCCTACAAGGATATCGTGGCGGATCTTCTCTCGCTTCTTGACGCTCTTGCTGTCCAAAAGGTTTCGCTTTTTCCCCCTTTTTCGTttaatttaatagtagtatactAGTAATAATTTGCCGCACACTCACACTCAGATGCTGCTGCTAGTAATGATATTTGGGTTttctattatattaataaattcaTGTTGTTATTGACTTTTCtagaaattcataattttatgtGTACTTGTGCCTTTAAACTTTGTGTGCAAATTGATTCATAACATCATATGCATCTTCTCAATCTTTTTCTTATGACAGTTGAGAAATTGAAATAATCTGTGAGAAATTAACGAACTGGAAAATAATTATGGATAAATCATTTATGATTCTTTAATCACAACTGGAACTTGATTAATACTACTTTAATAAGTTTAAAagcttaaaatataaatatgtatcCAATTAGTACAAAATGTTCACAAAAGAAATATCAATACACAATGAAAATGTATAAATTGCAATAGAATTTACAGTTAGAAAATGACACAAAACAGGGCTAAAATAAACACCGATAAAAGTATTTCAGACTACTGGAAAAATAACGAAACCTAATCATAATTTatgaaaacaataaaattcACAGAAAGCTCGGAAGAGCAAGATGTGAGAAACTGCAactaatgaaaataaattaatgatgCAAAAAAGAATACTAGTATTACTACATATTGTAGGGATGGAAACAAAAAAGcacaatttataattataatgtgGAAAAGACAGGATCCTTATATGATGATAGATATCAGAGAAGATAGTTTGAATTTGTATATCAGCTTTAAATAAAGAGGTGGTTGGATAATTTCCATGTTTCACAGTATTAACCTGTTTATGCAATATGTTGGGTCAGGCCTTTCTGATAAGCAAGGATTTTGGAGCCAGAGTTGCTTACTTATTTGCACTCATTCACCCTGACAGAGTCTGTGGAGTCATTACCATGGGTGTACCTTACATGCCTATCACTCGCATCTCCTTTACAGACCATCTTCCCGAAGGTTTCTACATCGCAAGATGGCAGGTATGCATATATCTTCATTCTTTAGTTGCCAGAATAGATGATATTATATGATATGACTAGAGCTCAACTTAATCTGTCCATCTCAGAAACCTGGGAGAGCCGAGGCTGATTTTGGCCGCTTTGATAACAAAACAGTGGTGCGCAATGTTTACATTCTCTTCTCGCGCAGTGAGATACCAATCGCGCATGAAAACCAGGAGATAATGGACATAGTCGATTCCTCCACTCCTTTACCACCTTGGTTCTCGGAAGAAGATCTTGCAAACTATGGCTCTCTCTATGAAAACTCTGGCTTCCAAACTGCTCTCAAAGTCCCATACAGGTACGAAACACCATACTTGTTTCTTTATATTCGTATTCACGAATGAGTGGGTAGACACATTCatgttaaataaaattataacatTAGTATGAATCTTCGTTTTCCTTCCTTTTGAACCACTTTTGCCTTGTTCACATGCATGTTTCTTGGCTAACTTGGATGAAAATATATAGGTCTTGGTCCGAAACTTACAATATCACAAATGAGAAAGTTGAGGTCCCGGCATTGTTTATCATGGGTGAGAAGGATTATGTGCTCAAGTTACCCGGCATGGAGGACTATATAAAGAGCGATCAAATGAAGATGTTTGTTCCGAAGGTGGAGACGGTGTTTGTGCCAGAAGGGAGTCATTTTGTGCAAGAGCAGTTCCCTGAGCAAGTGAATCACCTTATCCTCAACTTTCTCAAGAAAGATATTTGAAGGCTAGACCTCTGTCAGGAGACTCAGGACCATACTATTTCTGTTGTTTCTATTATAATAAGAGTTTCAAGAAGTGTGAATTGGTGTGTATCTTTCACCGTTAACGACTATTTCCCCATTGTACGCACTAAATATTGCAAGAAGCCAGTGTGAGTTGTTGTGTATCTTTGAGCGTTAACTACTATTTCCACCAAGGTACTACACACCAAATAATCGAAGTCCATATTGCAACTACTAGTTTGAGAAGCCAATAAATAATCACTTCACAAAAAGCTCTGTCATCATGCTATTTCATGGGAAAGAAACTACAAAACTGACATTCTTTATCTCATATTACCCTCGCGGAGAACATCAATCATATCATAAATTCGTT
Proteins encoded in this window:
- the LOC121742516 gene encoding protein RTF1 homolog, encoding MADLEKLLLEAAGRTNTPGRNRHSSPPSRRRRKGSYSDDGSDSKNDDSDGDRAYSSRKPSGSQVPLKKRLEAVDRDDDRSSQGDEEDDYDRDRDSDNDSVGSDLYKDEDDREKLSKLTELEREMILEARATKRSDRDFTEKLKKRKVQDRKGSPPKAPTRSMRSKAERAGALDELVKRRRESVKGSGSRYSPVKRRSLAAATLSSPSRSESGSHSDEGDSTGDGGLDDSDDDKISSESKVPTFENIREITIRRSKLEKWFMEPFFDELIVGCFVRVGIGKSRTGPIYRLCVVRNVDTTDPDRQYKLDNKTTHKYLNVVWGNESSAARWQMAMISDSPPQKEEFDQWVREVERSGGHMPTKQDVLDKKDAIQKTNSFIYSAATVKQMLQEKKSATWRPLNVAAEKDRLRRSLEVAKENDDEIEVDRIKARLKELEASRKVQVKDSKAIKLAEMNRKNRVENFKNASGLKPISALRAGEAGYDPFSRRWTRSRNYYVANSNGGEAAGVPNDDAVANMRGDNGVGVGGPAFAEMGMEATAAALEAAADAGKLVDTRAPVDQGTESYVLHNFELPISLAVLQKFGGHQGAQAGYMARKQMIEATLGVSVPDNDGRRHALTLTVSDYKRRRGLL
- the LOC121742525 gene encoding bifunctional epoxide hydrolase 2-like, which codes for MVLVAPPDDRRRQGRFQSHRTRSPDPTKPHSRISLLICLLSLILSTFPSKSHFISLKSMDKIQHKFVQVNGLKIHAAEIGCESSPVVVLLHGFPEIWYSWQHQMIVVAEAGFIAIAPDYRGYDKGNSHIKMLETIKEINEKSREAESSRRLKLKQIA
- the LOC121742520 gene encoding epoxide hydrolase A-like; the encoded protein is MDKIQHKFVQVNGVKIHAAEIGGESSPAVVFLHGFPEIWYSWRHQMIAVAEAGFRAIAPDYRGYGLSDPPPEPDKASYKDIVADLLSLLDALAVQKAFLISKDFGARVAYLFALIHPDRVCGVITMGVPYMPITRISFTDHLPEGFYIARWQKPGRAEADFGRFDNKTVVRNVYILFSRSEIPIAHENQEIMDIVDSSTPLPPWFSEEDLANYGSLYENSGFQTALKVPYRSWSETYNITNEKVEVPALFIMGEKDYVLKLPGMEDYIKSDQMKMFVPKVETVFVPEGSHFVQEQFPEQVNHLILNFLKKDI